Genomic DNA from Shewanella woodyi ATCC 51908:
CTTTAGTTTACCGTTGGCATTGAGAATATTGTCGTAGCTGTTAGGCATTAACCCTGTGCTTTGTCCAATCACATGACCCAAATTGATCTCTTTTGTTGCTGAGGAGTCTGCAAGTTTAAATTCAGGCATATAGTGGATAAGTGAATCCTCCCAACTGAATTTTTTCTCATGAACCAGCATGGTTGCTAAGGTGCCTGCAAATGTTTTCGACACCGATGCTAATCTGAATACCGTGTTGCTGTTTATATTGAGTGAGCCGCCTTTTTTACGTTTTCCGTATGAGCTCATTTTTAAGATTTTATCATCTTCAATGATGACAAAAGCGCCGCCTGGCACGCCATTTTTCTTTAGTTGTTTATGAAACTCTTGTTTAAAGTTATCGCTTAGCGCTTGGTAATCAGATTTTGCTATTGCTTGAGTTGAAAGCAATAAACAGGCAAGCCCGAAAGGGAAAAGTTGTCGCGACTTAAAAAGCATAAAAATTATAGCTCCAAATGAACATCAAAAATGTGCAGCTTAAGAGGGCTTGTAAGTACAAGCGCTGCAACTGTTATCAAGCCACTTCAAAATGCAGGGCTGAATATATCGTGAAGTGGCTTAACCCAGTAAGCTAGGCTAACAAATAAATGTGAATAAAACAGTAGATGCGCGGTGATTTAATCGCCTTACAGTCTCTTTTTTGTTAAAAAACTTGTCACAATTCTCACCTCTGGGTAATCTGGTTTCATCTTGTATTCAATCACTTGAGAAATATGAAACTGGCATTACTCAGCTCTCCTACCTCTTCAAATGGTATCGATGCGATAAAGCAGATATTAGCTGTTCAGAAAAAGAAGGTATGTAAGCTTGCTTATATCGCCTCTGGTCCTGAGCCCGATAGAAGGTATTTTAGTCAGACCCAAACGCTTTATGAGGAGTTAGGCGCTCAGATGCCACTTTTTGTCGAGCTTGAGTCGGAGTTTGATGACGATATTTTGCCAGAGCTATTTGGTTGCGACGTTATCCACCTCGCAGGTGGGGATACCTTCCGGTTTTTAAAAGGGTTAAAGCGAAGAGGGCTGCTGCCTAAATTAAGGCAGTATGTCGAAGCGGGTGGGGCGTTAGTTGGTGTGAGCGCTGGTGCTATGATCATGACACCATCAATTGAGAGTGCTTTTTTGTGTGGTGATAGTAATGATGTTGAGCTCAAGGATTTATCGGCTTTAGAGTTAGTGCCATTTCACTTTATGCCGCATCTGCCTAGCGAATTATCAACTCCAGTGGATTTTATTGCAGAGCTGCAGCGCAAAGATGTTGAGTTTGATGAGGCGTTGTTTGAGTCTCTCTATCTGTGTCAGGATAATAGTGCACTGGTTCTTATCGATGGAGAGCTAGAGGAGCTGGGTTCACCGCTTCTTTGGACAAGCTGTGTTGAGTGCTAATTTGTAGGAATCGCGGATTAAACCTAGGGAGTTAAAATCCCCTAGGTTTAATCCTGAGTTATTTATTTCAATGCTTGGTTAAATCGCTCGAAACCCGCTTCGAGATCGGCAATCAGATCATCAGGATCTTCAAGACCAACATGAAGACGGATAAGCGGTTTGCTGCTGTCCCAATGGGTTGCGGTGCGAAGCCTGTCGATACCAAATACGCCCAAAATTAGGCTCTCAAATCCTCCCCAAGAGAATCCCATCTTAAAATGAGCCATATTCTCAACCAGTGCGGTGACTGAATTTAGAGAACCCTCTTTTAATACAAAAGAGAACAGACCGTTGGAGCCGCTAAAATCACGCTCAAAAAACTCATGTCCTGGGCAAGTGTCGAAAGCTGGATGCCTTATGTGGTCAACCTCTGGGCGAGATTGTAACCAATTTGCCACTTTAAGCGCATTACGCTCATGTTGCTGCATACGCACGCCTAATGTTCTCAGACCTCGACTGGCAAGGTAGACATCATCAGGTGAGGTGCATTGTCCCATTAAATAGCTATTTTCTCTTAGTTGATCCCAATGGGCCTCGTTAGAGGTTGCTGTACCCATCATTACATCTGAGTGGCCAACAATGTATTTAGTGGCTGCTTGAATAGAGATATCCACTCCCATCTCGAATGGACGAGAGTTGATAGGAGATGCCCAAGTGTTGTCTAACATCACTGTTAATCCATGTTGGTGCGCGACCTTTGCTAAGGTGGGGACATCTTGGATCTCCATGGTGATGGAGCCGGGGGATTCGAGAAATAGCACCTTAGTGTTGGGCTTAATCAGGGCTTCGATTCCTGCACCTATCATAGGATCATAATAGGTGGTTTCTATGCCAAAACCTGCCAGCAGTTTATTACAGAGATCCCGCGTCGGTTCATAAGCGCTGTCGACCATCAGAAGGTGATCGCCAGCCTTTAGAAATGAGAGCAGGGCACCGCTAATCGCCGCAGAACCAGATGGATAGAGGGCAGTGCCTACTCCGCCTTCAAGCTCTGCAATAGCTGCTTGAAAAGCAAAATGAGTTGGGCCGCCACGTCTGCCGTAAAACATCTCTCCTTTGGCTCTATTTTTAGTCGCAAAACGCATCTCCTCCATGGTATCGAATACCATGGTTGATGCTCTAAAAACAGGCGGGTTTATCACCCCTTTAGTCCATTTTTTATCACGTCCGACACTGACTATCTGGGTATCTTTTTTCATAGGGCAGCTCTTTTTTACAACTAAAGAATGTGGTTTTAGCCATCTTAACATCTAAACGGCTAAATGAAAGTGAAGATTTATAGGTAACAGGTTTACCCACTAATCAAGGGGCAAACTCACCCGTATCTCCACACCTGTGATTGATTTATCATTTTCATCTACAGGGAGGTTTTTGGCGATGATCTTTCCATGGTGAAAGTCGGTGACTAGCCTTGCAATGTAGAGGCCTAAGCCAAGGTGTGGTTTCTCTTGAGCCTTCTGTTGCCTGACAGAGACCATAGATTCAAATATTTGCTCTGCCATATTTTCTGGTAACTCTGGACCTAGATTACGGATAGAGAGCTGAGCTAAGCGATTTTTTGCCGAGAGTGAAACCGAGATTTGGGTATTCTCTAAACTGAACTCTAGGGCGTTGGCGATGAGTTTATCCATTAGCTGGGCTATATATTCAGGTACCCCTGTCATCATCAAATCCTCATCTGAGATCTCTGTGATGAACTCTTTATTGGGGTAGGTGAGCTGATAACCTTGAACGCAACCACTAATCACTTTTGAGAGAGGGAAAGTATCAAGCTCGGCTTTAGATAAACTCTCCTCCAGTCGGGTAGCTTCACTCATATTATTTAAGATCATATTGAGTCTACTTACCCCTTCTTGTGCCCGATCAACATATTTACGGCTGTCAGGATCGAGTGATTGCAATCCAAGATGCTCCAGTGAAGAGCGAACCACGGCGACGGGGGTTCTTAACTCATGTGAAAGCCGTGAGCTCATGTTTTCAAGGTAGTGAGTGTATTGCCCTAAACGGCCAACAATATTGGCAAAACTTCTGGAGAGATCACCTATCTCATCACGGACTTTAGAGCCCTTTATGTGTTGCTTGATTCGTCCTTGGCTATCGATGGCCTCTTCAGCTTCATCTCTGAGTTTTCGGATCCGGCTTGAGATACTTGATGCAAAGAAAAACAGCGCTAATGTCCCCATGCTCATGATGGTAATGATGACATTAAAGAGTTTCTCTAACGCTTTATTGCGTAAGGTTCTGATCCCGTGGGTTGTCTCTTCTGAGATCACGGCTCCCATCACCTTATCGTCTATCCAGATAGGACTGGCAGCAGCTAAAATCACTGCTTTATTGTCGGGGGTTAATCGCCAAGTCGATCCCTGTTTTCCCGATAATGCTTGTTTAATATGGCTACCGCCTAGGACGGTGGAGTCCTGTAAAGAGTCGATAAAATCTTTAGGTGGCGTGGTTAAGATCCGGTAGTAGAGCGGATGCAGGTATTTTTGCTTAAATTGTTCCCAAAACCCTGGGTTTGTCGGCTCTTTAACTGTGCGAGTCCAGACACTGTTACTGGTGCGAATATCCCCTGATTTTGCAAGCACGCGGCCATGTTTATCGACCACCCAGATCCGTGAGCTGTTATGACTCATTCCTTTAATGATGCTCTCTATCTCTGGTGAGGGGACAAGCACTGTGCCCAGTTTATTCACATCATCAATGGCTGAGGTGCCCACAATTGCTTCAAGTTCGCCCGTTTTGCTGTCGTTAACATCATAGATGGCAAAGCCCAGCTTGCTACCCACCATCTCCAGTGGGATACGCAGCTCAACATTATATCCTTGCTCTGTTTTTTTCCATTTTCCCTGGATTTTAATTTCAGGGGTGACAGGGGTAGAAAGGGCAGGATCTTCAGGCAGCTCAAATGCGCTGATCCAACCATCTTTTGTCGTAGCGACGATGTAACGTCTGAATTTTCCATCGGGTGCCAAGGTCGCGATAGCTAGATGGTCATTTCGATCGATATTAAGGGTATTTTTGCCACGGTACACTACATTGGGATCCGTGACTTCAAAGAAGCCATAGAGGTAACCTGCGTATTTACCAACCATATGGGTAAAGTTGACGCTTAAGGGGGCATCGGGATCGGCTTTGAATATCTGATGATTGTCGCCGTAATTTATACTCTTATGTCTATAAGGTGCCCAATCAGCCAGCTTTCCATCTAATTGAATAGGACCTGAGAGTGGGTAGGCGTAGAGATCTCTGCCTTGCTGTACTTGAGTCAGAAAGCTGGCTTGACTATCAAATAGTTTAGGCCTCTCATGCAGGGCGGTAGCAAGGGCTTGAGTCGTGCCCTCTAAGGTCTTCTCTTGACCATGGCGCAGGTACTTTTCCATCTCCCAGACATATTGGTAGCCGAGCCAGGGGAGGCAGAGCAGAAACAGAGAGAGTATGGCAACTTTTGTTCTTAGGCCAATAGGAAGGTTAAACATGCCAGTTTCTCTGTTTATGGATAGATAAAGCTACCGAGATTAAGGGAGTATAGAAGCGATAATATCTCATTAATTGACTTGAGGCTCCCATCGATATCCCATGCCATAAACCGTATCTATGCAATCAAATTCAGCATCTTGGGCGATGAATTTTTTCCTTATTCTTTTTACATGGGAGGTGATGGTGCTGTCGTCGACAAATATCTTAGCCTCCTGCATCAAGTCTTGGCGGTTTTTAACATGTCCTGGTCGCTTTGCCAGTGAATGTACCATCCAAAATTCAGTGACAGTGAGCTCTATTGGCACTTGATTCCAAAAAACTTGCATACGATTCGCGTCAATGGTTAGGGCGCCTCTTTCGAGTAGGTTTTCGACTTCGAGTGATTTTCCCTGCAGTTCGGCTCGCCTGAACAGCGCGGCTAGTCGGGCGATTAAGTGAGGAAAGCTCACATCTTTACTCAGGTAGTCATCGGCTCCTAAACGTAGGCCACAGACGGTATCAAAGTCGCTGTCTCTGGCGGTTAAAAAGATAATGGGTAGGTTGCTAGACATGGCTCTAAGGGATTGGCAAAGGGTAAAGCCGCCATCAATCTCATCCTCCAAACCGATATCAATAATGGCCAAGTCGGGTAAACGGGTGGAAAATGCCTGCATGGCACTGGGACGATTTGCGTATGCCTGAACGCTATAGCCTTGCTGCTGTAGTACCTCTTTATAATTTTCTCGTATGGCTGCTTCATCTTCCACAATGGCGATGCGTTTCATCAATCTCTACCTTCTACTGTTGTCGATGGCTAAAGGCGTGAACATTTATGAATGAACACTGAGCCTATTGCACTTAATCTGTATCTAAATGACCTTTGTCAGTGACTATACAGGAAATTTTTACGGATTAAAGATGCTGATAACGATTGCCATTTTGTTGCCACAATTGATACCCGTAATGTCATTTTTCCTCCCTGTAGTAGCCATTTATCTCCTGTTTAATTGACCTATCGAAACTGATATTGAGCGGTGATAGTTCACTGGTTCAATCGTTAATCTCCAATGATAGGAATAGAAAAATGAATAAGAAGATAATTGCCCTTTTAGTGATGAGCAGCCTAACCCTCTCAAATGCGACACATGCACAGGAGCAGCTTGATGAGAGAGAGCATAATGAGGAGCTTGTTGGACTGACGTCAGGCATAGTGCTTGGCGCGGTTGTTGGTGGCCCTGTAGGTGCCATTATTGGTGCATTTACTGGAGCACTATTGGGTAAATCGGTTGGGGATGATTCTGAAATTGACGCCCAGCATGCCAAGATTGCCGCGTTGAGTAGTGATAAGCAATCCTTGCTGGTTATTGCGGATCAATATGATGAAGCGCAGCAGCAGTTAGCTGAGTTAAAGCTGGCTCAAGATCAGAAATTAACTGAGCTTGCTATGGGACTTAATATCCAGTTCAAAACGGGTTCCTCTGAACTTGCTCCTCACATTAAGCGTCAACTCGATGATCTGGCCTATGCTATCACTATCTCTCCTGAGTTGAGATTAGATATGACCGGCTACGCGGACAGAAGAGGTGATTCAACCTATAACCAAGCCCTGTCAGAGCAGCGGGTAGCGGAAGTCAAATCCTACCTTGTCTCCCAAGGTGTCGATGAGAGTCGTTTATCCTATAAGGCATTTGGTGCCAGCGCGCCCTTGACTGAAGATCAGAGCTTCGAAAATGACTTTTTTGACCGAAGGGTGAATATAAAGCTCATCTCAAATGGATCTGCACTCGCTGCAAACCAATAATCAGCCAGATAATAAAGGATTATTGTGATGAAAACGGATAATCGCGGCTTCTTGGCATTTAGTTTGGCTCCTTATTTACTCACCATGCTTGCCCCCTTTAGGGGGGCGGCTGTCATTAATATACTTACTATCGGACTGCTATCTTGTTTGAGTTTGTTCAGTTATGCCCAAGAGAGGATTGAGAGTGATCAAGCAAGCTTGATCTATCACTCCGGTGATGGTGAGGAACATGTGAGCTTACCACTTACGACACAAGTTGAGATGAAGGTGTCGGGCTGGACAAACCGGGTCAATTTTAGACAGGTATTTCGCAACGACACTCAACACTGGCTCAATGGCCGTTATCAATTCCCACTGCCCGATGAAGCAGCGGTGGATCATATGCGCTTAGAAGTCGGCAGTAAGGTCATAGAGGGGCAGATTAAGGAGAAGCTCAAAGCAAAAAAGCAGTTTGAAATGGCAAAAAAAGCAGGTAAACGTGCCAGTTTAGTCTCTCAATCTACTCCCAATATCTTCACTACCTCAGTAGCCAACTTAGGACCTGGTGAAGCCTTGGTGGTGGAGATCAGTTATCAAGAGTTGGTGTCCTATAAAAAAGGGGAGTTTAGCCTTAGATTTCCTATGGTAGTCAATCCACGATACTTCTCTCCTTTATCAATGCAGGAACAAAAGAGCCGCAGTGTTAGCTTCGCAAACACCTTAGCTACAATTGAAAATGGCACGGCGTTCAATGACCATATTGGAATAGATGCTGCCGCCAAAGTGAGCATCGAGGTTGAGCTAGATGCTGGAGTAGAGTTAGGTCTGATATCGAGCCCCTATCATAAGGTAAGTCACACTCAGCTAAGTGGCTCTCACTATCGAGTGTCACTCACGGGGGTAAAGGCTGATCGAGATTTTGTATTGAACTGGCGACCACAGCTTGACACTAAGCCTGTTGCTGCTGTTTTCTCTCAGCAGGGTAAAACACACTCACTATCTTCTAAGGCACAAGTTGAACCAACGGACTCTAATGCGAGCACAAAGGCAGACAGCAACAAAGCTGTGGAGGATGATTATGCTTTGCTGATGTTGTTGCCACCATCAGATCAGAAGCAAGATGTATCTATTTCAAGAGAGCTTATCTTAGTGATAGACACCTCTGGCTCTATGTCTGGAGCATCGATTGCACAGGCAAAACGTGCCCTTAATTATGCCCTTGCGGGGTTAAAAGCCAAGGATACTTTTAATGTGATTGAGTTTAACTCTAACGTTGGTTCGCTATCTCCTTACTCTCTACCCGCTACAGCGAAAAATATAGGCTTGGCTAATCAGTATGTGCGTTCACTTAAGGCCAATGGCGGTACTGAGATGCAATTGGCACTCAATGCTGCGTTAGACAAAGGTACTGAGACTGAAGCGCTGGGTAGTGAAAGATTACGTCAGGTGCTATTTATGACTGATGGCTCCGTTGGAGATGAGCAATCCCTGTTCCACCTTATTAAGCAGAAGATAGGTGAAAGCCGATTGTTCACCTTAGGCATTGGCTCAGCGCCAAATTCACACTTTATGCGCAGAGCGGCTGAGTTTGGACGCGGCACGTTCACTTACATAGGTAAGTTGGATGAGGTACAGAGTAAAATTGAGTCACTGCTTTACCAGATAGAGCGTCCTCAATTGACTGATATTAAACTGAGGTATGCCGATAATAGAGTGCCGGATTATTGGCCTGCCATGATCCCTGATCTCTATGCTGAAGAACCTTTGTTAGTCGCAATAAAGATGAACTCGACGCAGCATGTATCATCTCCTACTGAACTTATCGTATCTGGCACCATTGGGGGGCAATACTGGCAGGAAAGTGTATCACTGAAGGAGAGAAAGCCAGAGTTAGGTTTAGATCTTATCTGGGCAAGGAAACAGATCGCAGCTCTTGAGTTGAGTAAGAACGGGGTGAATGAACAGAGAGTAAAACAGCAGATCACCGCCTTGGCTCTGGACTATCACTTGGTTAGTGCTCATACAAGTTTAGTGGCGGTTGAGATGACTCCAGTAAGAGCCAGTGGTATCACGAGTAAGAGTGTTGAGTTGTTATCTGCTATTCCATTTGGTTGGGTGCCGCCTGCAACGCTACCTCAAACAGGAACTGCGAGTCGACTGTTTATCTTGATTGGTGGTCTATTATTGAGTTTGCTGGGGATCTACCTTCTAAGTTATTACCGTGCATTTGGCTTAGTGTTCAGTCCTCAGGAGAGGAGAGATGCTTAAGTCTGTGCATTTTCACCGAGCAATCATATTCATGTTACTTGCTCTTGCGGGAATATTTCTTGGTCAGGGAGTCTATATGCAAGCGAAAGCACATTTTGCCCAATACCTTATTGAACAGGCATGGAAGCGAACATTGGTGGATCAACAGCCACATAAACCATGGAGCTGGGCTGATACTTATCCTGTTGCCCAGATGACATTTATCGATGAGCAAGGAGATAAAGAGGGGCTGCTTACTGGAGACTCGATGTATGTTCTAGAAGGGGCATCGGGTAGAAATTTGGCTTTCGGTCCAGCACAGCTTCAAGATGGTAGGGAGAGCTGGCGCGGCGAGAGTCGGATTATTGCTGGTCACAATGACACCCATTTTTCCATTTTGGAGGGGGTGAAGCAGGGCAAACAGATTAAGCTGCAGGAGAGGGACGGAACTGAAGTGATCTACCAGGTGGTGGGAACCCAAGTTGTGCATGAGTCTGATACCCAAGTGCTTAATTCTGATTCAGATAAACGACTCACTTTGATCACTTGTTATCCGTTCCATTCTCTAACAACTGGCGGCCCGCTCCGCTTTATTGTCTATGCTGAAGTGATCGGTTAGCTGGCAATAGGCATTACTCGGTTTCTGCCCAACCGCTTAGCTTCGTAGAGTAGTTTATCCGATTGCTCTATTAGCTGGGTGGCAGAGAGCGAAGGATCCCATTGTGCAACACCAAAAGAGGCCGTGATATTGTTGATCATGGCATCTTTTCGTCTGTCTTTTAGTGAGACCTTCTCAAGGGCTCTGCGCATCGCTTCTGCCAAGTGCCTGGCTTTTCTTAACTGGCTATTGGCTGTGATAACGGCAAACTCTTCTCCTCCGTAGCGGTACAGCTTGGTTCCCTCTCTACAAGATTCCCCCAGACGTTTAGCAACGGCTTTTAGTACTTGATCCCCTAACTGGTGGCCATAGTTGTCGTTGAATGCTTTGAAATGGTCGATATCGATAAGAATCAAACAGAGTCCATCTGGCGATTGGCTTAGGGAACCCTTTAGATCTGAATCAAAAGCTCTTCGGTTCAACACGCCAGTTAAAGCATCGAATAGGACATCTTTTTCTGATTTCTTTAATTGCGCCTTTAATGCATCAATCTCTTGTTGGGCCCGTTTAAGATGACCAGTAAAGTACTCAGTGCTCGAACGTATTTCATCGGATTCCTTCACTAGGTTTCGCACCACACCCAATACTTTCTCAAGACTGACTCCCTCCTCCTCAATGCGGTTGAGTTTATCAAAGTTACTGTCAATCCGTTTTTGGAAGTGTGTGGCGTCTGTGTTGGTATCTTTTAGAGACTGAGAAAGCTCGGTGGCCATCGCTTCAAGGTTTTGTCTCATATCAATGACATCTAGTTCAACCGGATCGGCAACAAATTCACGATAGAGCAGTGTTGAGTTTGAGGGAGGGCAGGTGCTGTGCTCATTAATAATCGTATCGAGTTGTTCATTAAGCTGAGGTTGCTGTTCACCTACATAGGCGTACCAGAGCGCATAGTTAGTCGGTGTTGTGGGAATTTGATGTTTGAGCATCAAAGGGACCGCTTTTTTTAAATTGAGTGCAGCGACTTGCATAAGTTCTTTGGACATTAATAAGGCACCTAAATATGAGGGAACTCCCTAAGGCACTTCACATGAGTTAAGTTTTACGTTTGAAGTGAACTGGGCAAAAATCTTGCTGTATATGAAATAATAGTTAAACAGCATTGAGGAAGCTAGCAGGTATAAAAAATAAAACCAGAACTTTTGTTCTGGTTTTATTAAATTATTTTTTATTAGTTAAGGTTATGGGGCTTTTTGCTCAGGGGCCCAATTTAGCCATTCAGGATCCAGCTGCTTTTGCAGTGGAAACTGACTATCAGCTGCTAGCTGGTTTGAATCTGAGGTTTTAGATTGTGTAACAACGCCAATGCCACCGGCCAGAATTGTCTCTAATGTCCCAGTTTCTATTTTTGCGCCAGAAAACAGACCGATGTCGACTTTGACGCCAGACAGGTTCCAAAATTGACTGCTTTGATTGACCAAGTGGCTAAACTGACTGTCTATATGAGAATGCATAAGCACAGAGTTGCCAGTTGCAGATAAATCATAGCTATCTACTTGGCCTATTTTCATGCCTCGAAAGAAGATAGGAGTACCTGACTTGATAGAGCCAAGGTTGCTGTCCTCGAGTGTGAAATAGAGCTCTCCGGTTTTACGTTGTTTAGATGGCGTGTCGTTAGCAACGAAGTTTTCACTCCTGATGTCACTCTTTCCCGGAGTGACACCGATATATGGCCCTGTTATCAAGGTTTCTGGAGAAGTGATACCTGACAGTGAGATCTGCGCATCAACAATAAAATAGCTGGCGTCTGTTTGTGTAAATTGTTTAGCGTAGTTGCCATATAAATAGGCTTTAGCGGTAACGCTATCAAGAGTTTTGTCCAGTTTTACAGATTCAACTTCACCGACTTGATGGCCATGATAACGAATAGGCGCTTTTGCACTGAGTTTAACATCCGCAGGAAAGCTTAGGCTGATTGGCTTAGCTTGAGCTAAAGCTAAAGATTTAGAGGCGTAGAGATGTTCTTGATCTCCATGTTCAGTTTCATCGAGCAAGCCCAAAGTGATACTACCTTTCAATGCACCTTGAAGAGGAGCGACATCTATCTCAATACCTGTAAGTGCAGCGTTAACTGACAGGGCACTATTTCGCCAAAATACAGTATTTGATTTCAGTAACTCTGAGAACTGCTCTTGAATGCTTAAGTTAACAGCGAAACTCTGCTCGCCAGTTTGCCAGTTGACTTTATCGACCTCACCTATCTGCATCTTTTGGTAATAGACGGGGGCGCCAGGAGAGAGGTCTGCACCATCTGGACTGCTTAATGTGAGCTTGATTAAGTTCAGATTTTGAAAATGCTCTGCGGCTGTTTGGCGTGAGGCAAATAGGGTTAACGTAGCGCCTTTTTTTACCTGTGACTTACTGCTACCTTGAATTAGGCTTATAGCTCCTTGGGTGAGCGTGGTGAAGTCACGGGTTTTAACCGAAACTCCCTCAAGGGATGCGTCAATAGAGAGTGCGCTTTCAGGTACAAAGTAACTGTCTTGGGTCATAAGCCTAGTAAATTCAGGCCAGATCTCAATCTGGTACTCTATGCCGGACAAACTGTTATTTAGCTTTACAGAGTTAACTTTGCCGATAGCGATCTGTTTATATCTGACCTCTGCGCCCTCTGCGATACCTTGGTTACTCTCTGAAGTTAAGGTGAGCGTGAGCTTTGATGTCGCTAGCTTATCAGGTTGCTCAGCTAGAAGAGGGTATTGTGATGCTGGTTCACCTGAGCCCGGTGAAAAGTTAATTACGCTTCCTGTGAGTAACCGCTCTGCATGTTTAACGCCTGAAAGTGATAGATCTGCCCCCTCTAACCAAAATTGGGAGCTTGCGGAAAGTAGTTCTGCATGCTCAGTATTGAGCTTAGCGGTAAACTCAACCCCTGAGTTGGTGAGTTTAGAGTCGGTGATGCGGCCAATGTTGATGCCTCTAAATACAATTGGAGTACCTATGGTTGCTGACTCAGCTTTATCAGCGGTCAAGGTAAACTCTATCCCGCCTAGAGCGAGTTCTTCATTGTCATAAATCTTATATTGCTGGCCTTTTTCTGCCATTTCTGAGTTTTCAGAGGAGCTGAAGCTTAACCCGCCAGCCAAAATAGTGGATAAGCTTTCGGTTTTTATCTTTATGCCAGAGAGTGAGGCATCTATTTTAAGGCCTGATACATTCCAAAATTGTGAGTCTTTTTTGACTAGGTGAGCATATTGTTTCTTAATAAAGGCGGTGAGTGAGATCTCACTTGCTCCTTTGAGTTTATAGCTTATCACCTGTCCAACGGGG
This window encodes:
- a CDS encoding GGDEF domain-containing protein, translated to MSKELMQVAALNLKKAVPLMLKHQIPTTPTNYALWYAYVGEQQPQLNEQLDTIINEHSTCPPSNSTLLYREFVADPVELDVIDMRQNLEAMATELSQSLKDTNTDATHFQKRIDSNFDKLNRIEEEGVSLEKVLGVVRNLVKESDEIRSSTEYFTGHLKRAQQEIDALKAQLKKSEKDVLFDALTGVLNRRAFDSDLKGSLSQSPDGLCLILIDIDHFKAFNDNYGHQLGDQVLKAVAKRLGESCREGTKLYRYGGEEFAVITANSQLRKARHLAEAMRRALEKVSLKDRRKDAMINNITASFGVAQWDPSLSATQLIEQSDKLLYEAKRLGRNRVMPIAS
- a CDS encoding class GN sortase; the encoded protein is MLKSVHFHRAIIFMLLALAGIFLGQGVYMQAKAHFAQYLIEQAWKRTLVDQQPHKPWSWADTYPVAQMTFIDEQGDKEGLLTGDSMYVLEGASGRNLAFGPAQLQDGRESWRGESRIIAGHNDTHFSILEGVKQGKQIKLQERDGTEVIYQVVGTQVVHESDTQVLNSDSDKRLTLITCYPFHSLTTGGPLRFIVYAEVIG
- a CDS encoding MlaD family protein, yielding MTKIEAPKVVKKKLFSPIWLLPLVALALGAWLGVKSIKEAGIEVRIHFPSATGIDVGKTLVRYQGLTVGKVVDISIDDELKGVNVDLKMDYRADPFLNKGTKFWLVAPKASITGVEGLDTLFSGNYIAIQPGDGESQSFFEAEENAPAILPNEDGLVIELTSETLGSLDVGSQLFYRQIPVGQVISYKLKGASEISLTAFIKKQYAHLVKKDSQFWNVSGLKIDASLSGIKIKTESLSTILAGGLSFSSSENSEMAEKGQQYKIYDNEELALGGIEFTLTADKAESATIGTPIVFRGINIGRITDSKLTNSGVEFTAKLNTEHAELLSASSQFWLEGADLSLSGVKHAERLLTGSVINFSPGSGEPASQYPLLAEQPDKLATSKLTLTLTSESNQGIAEGAEVRYKQIAIGKVNSVKLNNSLSGIEYQIEIWPEFTRLMTQDSYFVPESALSIDASLEGVSVKTRDFTTLTQGAISLIQGSSKSQVKKGATLTLFASRQTAAEHFQNLNLIKLTLSSPDGADLSPGAPVYYQKMQIGEVDKVNWQTGEQSFAVNLSIQEQFSELLKSNTVFWRNSALSVNAALTGIEIDVAPLQGALKGSITLGLLDETEHGDQEHLYASKSLALAQAKPISLSFPADVKLSAKAPIRYHGHQVGEVESVKLDKTLDSVTAKAYLYGNYAKQFTQTDASYFIVDAQISLSGITSPETLITGPYIGVTPGKSDIRSENFVANDTPSKQRKTGELYFTLEDSNLGSIKSGTPIFFRGMKIGQVDSYDLSATGNSVLMHSHIDSQFSHLVNQSSQFWNLSGVKVDIGLFSGAKIETGTLETILAGGIGVVTQSKTSDSNQLAADSQFPLQKQLDPEWLNWAPEQKAP